From Danio rerio strain Tuebingen ecotype United States chromosome 7, GRCz12tu, whole genome shotgun sequence, the proteins below share one genomic window:
- the terb2 gene encoding telomere repeats-binding bouquet formation protein 2 isoform X1, which translates to MFKRKTAWFSDSVEKEVISFWVSEGGDISSWKTAGYLFSDDASSEDTKRIYSSEDYVKNRATVFHSSFLLACQPRQSVTSVPIGHYVLPPDFVQNEMRAIIGRFIWEKDEQVICEEQINPEVPKDILSGETEDHALRERSSQDDNQTVTTQSKVCSCCEMRQYPVNNMISGYVHIDQMRKYSGELKDFLPSLHGHDVSRSNDPTPPFHRKAV; encoded by the exons atgtttaaaagaaaaactgcATGGTTCTCCGACAGTGTTGAAAAGGAAGTGATCAGCTTCTGGG TTTCAGAAGGGGGCGATATTTCATCCTGGAAAACAGCTGGGTACCTCTTCAGTGATGATGCCTCATCTGAAGACACTAAAAG GATATATAGCAGTGAGGACTATGTAAAGAACAGGGCAACAGTTTTCCACAGCAGTTTTCTGTTAGCATGTCAACCTCGTCAGAGTGTAACATCTGTGCCTATTGGCCACTATGTTTTGCCCCCAGACTTTGTCCAGAATG aaATGAGAGCGATAATTGGAAGGTTCATTTGGGAAAAGGATGAACAG GTGATATGCGAAGAACAAATTAACCCTGAAGTGCCTAAAGACATACTGTCTGGTGAGACTGAAGATCATGCATTGAGAGAGAGGAGCAG CCAGGATGATAACCAGACTGTTACAACACAGAGCAAAGTATGTTCATGTTGTGAGATGCGACAATATCCTGTAAACAACATGATCTCAG GGTATGTTCATATTGATCAAATGAGAAAGTATTCAGGAGAACTTAAGGATTTTCTTCCCTCTCTCCATGGCCATGATGTTTCAAGATCTAATGATCCGACTCCTCCTTTTCATCGCAAAGCAGTGTAA
- the terb2 gene encoding telomere repeats-binding bouquet formation protein 2 isoform X2 → MRAIIGRFIWEKDEQVICEEQINPEVPKDILSGETEDHALRERSSQDDNQTVTTQSKVCSCCEMRQYPVNNMISGYVHIDQMRKYSGELKDFLPSLHGHDVSRSNDPTPPFHRKAV, encoded by the exons ATGAGAGCGATAATTGGAAGGTTCATTTGGGAAAAGGATGAACAG GTGATATGCGAAGAACAAATTAACCCTGAAGTGCCTAAAGACATACTGTCTGGTGAGACTGAAGATCATGCATTGAGAGAGAGGAGCAG CCAGGATGATAACCAGACTGTTACAACACAGAGCAAAGTATGTTCATGTTGTGAGATGCGACAATATCCTGTAAACAACATGATCTCAG GGTATGTTCATATTGATCAAATGAGAAAGTATTCAGGAGAACTTAAGGATTTTCTTCCCTCTCTCCATGGCCATGATGTTTCAAGATCTAATGATCCGACTCCTCCTTTTCATCGCAAAGCAGTGTAA
- the terb2 gene encoding telomere repeats-binding bouquet formation protein 2 (The RefSeq protein has 4 substitutions compared to this genomic sequence), whose translation MFKRKTAWFSDSVEKEVISFWVSEGGDISSWKTAGYLFSDDASSEDTKRIYGSEDYVKNRATVFHSSFLLACQPRQSVTSVPIGHYVLPPDFVQNEMKAIIGRFIWEKDEQVICEEQINPEVPKDILSGETEDHALRERSSQDDYQTVTSQSKVCSCCEMRQYPVNNMISGYVHIDQMRKYSGELKDFLPSLHGHDVSRSNDPTPPFHRKAV comes from the exons atgtttaaaagaaaaactgcATGGTTCTCCGACAGTGTTGAAAAGGAAGTGATCAGCTTCTGGG TTTCAGAAGGGGGCGATATTTCATCCTGGAAAACAGCTGGGTACCTCTTCAGTGATGATGCCTCATCTGAAGACACTAAAAG GATATATAGCAGTGAGGACTATGTAAAGAACAGGGCAACAGTTTTCCACAGCAGTTTTCTGTTAGCATGTCAACCTCGTCAGAGTGTAACATCTGTGCCTATTGGCCACTATGTTTTGCCCCCAGACTTTGTCCAGAATG aaATGAGAGCGATAATTGGAAGGTTCATTTGGGAAAAGGATGAACAG GTGATATGCGAAGAACAAATTAACCCTGAAGTGCCTAAAGACATACTGTCTGGTGAGACTGAAGATCATGCATTGAGAGAGAGGAGCAG CCAGGATGATAACCAGACTGTTACAACACAGAGCAAAGTATGTTCATGTTGTGAGATGCGACAATATCCTGTAAACAACATGATCTCAG GGTATGTTCATATTGATCAAATGAGAAAGTATTCAGGAGAACTTAAGGATTTTCTTCCCTCTCTCCATGGCCATGATGTTTCAAGATCTAATGATCCGACTCCTCCTTTTCATCGCAAAGCAGTGTAA
- the si:dkey-1h4.4 gene encoding uncharacterized protein si:dkey-1h4.4 — MDGYDMVLECLNKQQESLNMSHRGLVVLPPGVSRLVTLKKLFLNNNQLILPPDEILHLEKLEELILDGNQLTMLPSNIGSLKHLTYLGINHNPLSVLPEALGDLTELRELWAVGCGLISLPSSIGKLSKLQKLGVHNNIITNLPSQFGSLSNLQWLNLADNKLQDLPEDINHLPSLVFINLDKNCFTDIPTVLTDMANLQILSLKFNSIRTLEDYLIPGFSRLTKLDIRENPLMDRPPHWKGLDFILLGKV, encoded by the exons ATGGACGGATATGATATGGTACTAGAGTGTCTTAACAAACAACAGGAGAGTCTGAACATGAGTCACCGGGGTCTCGTTGTTTTGCCACCTGGAGTTTCGAGACTCGTTACCTTGAAAAAACTGTTTCTGAACAATAACCAGCTCATTTTGCCACCAGACGAG ATTCTGCACCTGGAAAAGCTTGAAGAACTGATACTGGACGGAAACCAGCTGACCATGCTTCCCAGCAACATAGGCTCACTGAAGCACCTGACTTATCTTGGTATAAACCACAACCCACTGTCAGTTCTCCCAGAGGCGCTGGGCGATCTGACAGAACTGAGAGAGCTCTGGGCTGTAGGCTGTGGTCTCATCTCCTTACCATCATCTATTGGAAAACTCAGTAAGTTACAAAAACTTGGGgtccataataatataattacaaatCTACCATCACAATTTGGATCCCTCAGCAATTTGCAGTGGTTAAACTTGGCTGATAATAAACTTCAAGACCTTCCAGAAGATATTAATCACCTTCCGTCTCTGGTCTTCATAAACCTGGACAAGAACTGTTTTACAGACATCCCTACCGTATTAACAG acATGGCAAACCTACAAATCCTGTCTCTTAAATTTAACAGCATCAGAACACTAGAGGATTACTTAATCCCTGGTTTCAGCAGACTTACAAAACTTGACATCAGAGAAAATCCTTTAATGGACAGACCACCTCACTGGAAG GGATTGGATTTCATATTACTTGGGAAAGTGTGA